The Rahnella aquatilis CIP 78.65 = ATCC 33071 genomic sequence TGATCCTGCAATCCAACCTGCTTCAGAGCCTCTGCCAGACGCAGTTGCTGCTCGGCAAGCGGTAAGCGTTTTTGCTTCAAACCAAAACAGATGTTGTGCGCCACATTCAGGTGCGGAAACAACGCGTACGACTGAAAACACATTGCGGTATTGCGCTTTTCCGGCGGCAAATTGTTAACGGATTGCCCGTTAATCAGAATTCGTCCGCTGTCTGGCTGATGAAACCCGCCGATCATTTTGAGTAGCGTGGTTTTACCACAGCCGCTCGGGCCAAGCAGGGTGACAAATTCACCTTCCTCGGCGGTAAAGGAAATCTCGCGGGCAGCGTAAAACGCGCCAAATTGCTTTGTAACCTGTTCCAGTGAAAGTGTTGACATAGTGTACAAATCCTGTGTTAAAACTCCGACTATTAAATTTACATACTAAATATAAAATTTATGTGACAAAGATCCTTAAAACCAAAAGCAACACTGAAAGCAAACGTAAAATACATATAAATCAATTAATTAATATGAAAATATTGACGCGATATAAATTTCGCTTTTCTAATTAAGTTTAAAGAGTAAATTTAATATTGAAATTTTTGGAATCACATGAGGAACAACCATGGCGTTTAACTTTCATCAGGCCGTACAAGGCATCGTGCTGGCAAACAGTCACCGCGGCTACTCCAGCTGTTATCCGGAAAACACTCTGCCCGCGTTTATCGGGGCAAAAGAGGCAGGGACGCATTGCATTGAGTTAGATATTCATCTGACCGCAGATAATCATCTGGTGGTCACACACGATCACCGCATTGATCGCGTTTCGACCGGCACCGGTTTTGTCGAGCAAATGACGCTCGCGCAGTTACGGCAATTTGATTTCGGCGTTAAGTACCATGCGCAATTTGCAGGCACACCGATCCCGTTATTGCAGGATATTCTGCGTTGGGCGGTAGAGAATGGCATGGGTCTGATCGTGGAAGTGAAGCAACGCCGCCGACATGACGAATTTGTGCATCATCTGGTTGCCTTGTTGCAGTCAATGCCAGAGGCGCTGTCACATATTCAGTTGCTGGGGTTTAATCATGTGTTGATTAACCGCGTCAAAGCCATGATCCCAGAATTAGCATTGCAGGTCGTGACGCTGGAGCGTTACAACAATCAACTGGCCGCCGTGCAGCATTCCCATGCCAGCTGCGTCTGTTTTGAATATGAGTTCGCCCATGTTGACGATCTTCGCGCCTATAAACAGGCGGGACTGGGGGTACGCATGTACTTACATGAAGTCAAAAACGGCATGACGCCACTGGAGCAGTATCAGTATAAATTCGGGTATGATAGTCGCCCCGAGATTCTCGGCTGGCTGCGCGAAGGTCTGATCGATATGCTAAGCCATGATGATCTCCCCTATGTGCAGGCACTGATCGAAGAGGCTGGACTGCGCTGGGCCTGATAACAAAAACGATAGCCATATTATGAATGTAAAACCTGACCGTCTTGAACTGCGCCCTACCCAACGTTTGCTGCTGGAGCTGATTCGTCGCCATGCACCGGTGACGCGCGCCGAACTGGCGCGCTATTCAAATCTCACCGCGGGGGCAATCACCCAACAATGCCGGGAGCTTTTATTTTCGGGTCTGGTTATCGAAGGCGAACGCAATATGGGACAGCGCGGACAACCGTCGCTGCCCCTGCGGCTCAATCCAGGCGGCGCATGTGCGGTCGGACTGGCGTTTAGCCCAGGGTTTATCGATATGACGCTTGTCGATCTCAGTGGCCGTAAGCTGTTCAGCGTTTCTGAGCCACACGAGGAAAATCAGCCCCTCACTACAACATTAAAACAGATCAAAAACCTGGTGGAGCAGACGTTAAAAAAACGCCAGCTGCAACACGCACGCATTCTCGGTGTCGGTTACGCCGTGCCGGGCTTTTTGAAACCCGATGGCAAAAAGCGCCACTGCGTAGCCTGGCTTTCAAGCTGGCGTGATGTCGACTTGCAACAGGCGTTTGAACTTAACTTGCCCTGGCCAACCTGGGTGGAAAACAACGCCAATGCGTCTGCCATTGGCGAGCTTTATTCGGGGTCGTGGAATGACTACCGTGACCTCACTTTTATCGATTTAGGCTATGGTATCGGCGCGGGGATCATTGCCGATAGTAAGCTTCTGCGCGGGGGGTTTCTAAACGCAGGAGAAGCCGGCATGGCATTCCCGGGCGATAAACCACGTCCATCCTACAAAGACCTGGTTGCCACACTGGCGCAGTACGGGATAAATGAAACCCAGCTGGCTGAACGGGTCGCGGCCAGACATCCGGTGTTTGAAGCGTGGTTTTCGCGCTGCTGCGATCAGGTTGAACAGAGCGTAATGGGCTGCCTGCAATGGCTGGATCCACAGTTGATTATTCTGGGTGGTGCAATGCCGAAAGCGATAACGGAACGGCTGGCGGAAACGTTAACGCAACGGCTTGATGCCCGGCTGGATCCCGACAGACCACGAGTGAGGCTGGTGAGTTCACCTATAGGTGCCGAAAGCGCCTCATGGGGCGCGGCAATGATCCCGTTATATCAAATCATCAATCAGCCTTAGCAGTCCGGAAACGGAAAGGAGAAGCGGTTAAGCTTCTCCTGATCAGTAAAATATAGCTTATCCCTTGAGTTACATTAGTCTTGACCTAATTTCCAGTAATAAGGGGTAGATAATGTTGTCGGCTTATCAACATAAACATACCCATAGTTGTAACCCCAATATAATTTACCCGAATATGTCCATGTCAGGGTCATTTTATTGGCATCAATTAATGAAAAATATCGTTTGTCATCGACACTGGGCTGCATTTCCCACTGCGAATTAAGCGATTTACAATCATTTTTCCAGTAAACATAATCCCATGACGCTGAACTTAAATTCGATCTCAAACATTGACTCGTTGCTTTAAGCGGCCAAACAATAACGCGCCCGTCAGGCTGGCGTGTTAATAATATATAGGGTGAATGGCCCGATTCGTAAGCCTGAGAAGGGGCATCCAGACGGTAGGTCCAGGCATACGAATCATTATTGCTCCAAAGAAACTGCGCGTCTTTCGCTGAAGACAAAAGTGCGGAAGGCGCTACAGCAATACCCAACTGCCATGAAAGCAGTGATTGCATATAAAATGAAGGTGCCTTGGTATAAGGGGTTAACGTCGTGTCCAGCCCTCCGGCTTGAGAAAAATATGTATTAATGGAATCTGTGTCATCTGCCGTAATAATGTTCGCACCGATATCCCGTAGCCAGCCGAGGTTTAAACGATAGTCTGTAGCTTCAGTGGCAATAGTTGATGGACTGAGTTTATCCAGTACCCGATAACAACATGATGAGTCATTATTATAAAAGGCATCCCTAACCGGAATATCCTGCGGGATGTTCTTATCATAGACAGTTTCTGTATAGAAATTAAAATTCTTCCATAACATATAGTCCGGGACAGGTGAGAACACCTCCAGCGCTTTTCCTGCGCTTTTGATCTCCGCCACTATATGCGCGATAGAGCCGCTGCGCGTATTGGATACCGCTAAGCTTGTTGGTGCGCTATAGGAACCCTGTATATTTTCTTTATCAACGGCTTGCGTGAAGTCAGACGAGTCTTTTATTAATACTGACACCATCGGCGCCAGGGTAACAGGTGCTTGAGCCCATGCACGCACAGCGCAAATCGATTTTGTATCGGTAACGCCAGCAGGACATGCAAAGGTACTGTCAGGCAATTCGTTTATTTTGCTGGCATCATTGGGGGTGATCACCGGGTCAATCATGATAGTCGTTCCCGTCGGGATACCGGCACTCACCAGGGCATGATTCCAGAGATCAGGTGAGGGATATTCCGCCATGTTCACTTTCATAATCACCCGCTTCAATAGGTTGCTGCTTGAGAAATCCACGGATTTTCTGTAGAGCGCAAGTGCGGTCGGGATGATAACGGAAGATGACTTGGTTTCCAGGTAGATGAGGGACTGACCGTTATAGGAAATGTAGTCCTGAAGCATTTCATCGACCGTGGGAACGGTAAGCGTTGTGGGTTGCCGGGTCGCCACGTTGACAAGAAATTTTGACTGTAGCTGTGCAAGCGTCAGGGTGCTTAATGCGTCATTGGGCCCCAGCCCCGAAACAGGATCATAGCCGGGCTCAAGCATTTTGCCGACGTTGAGATCGTGGAAAACCACCAGTTGATGATCTGAGGTTTCACGTACGTCGGTTTCAACATTTGGCCGACAGCGATCGTAAGAAAGATGGAAGGCATCGAGGCTGTTTTCAGGCCGGGTGTCATCAAAATCACCCCGATGTTGCGCAGTGGTCACCAGATTATTTATCGCCAGGTGATTTTGCATTTCATTGAGCAATGTACTTGCGCTGATGCAGGCTGAGGCATTTTTTTTCAGTTCGGCGGTAAACTCCACCGTCAGAACCGTTACCG encodes the following:
- a CDS encoding glycerophosphodiester phosphodiesterase family protein; this encodes MDIKFRATLGALCLLSICSSAKAATECMFTYQWHIPISYTEKIVLTDQAPPTSGYVELAAQTSTQFITSNTIHSTCNPGQDGQAFSGSVADYQGSLETYTTKEGKNVELYPTSMPGIYYGVKMYSKQCPQMGGYIPPNKDWTFIYDIGDDKETECLKNDEPYYFELAFFMGSDYKPKEDSILLQNLPIEEHGHFKLSGSDGDSNPGSVTVLTVEFTAELKKNASACISASTLLNEMQNHLAINNLVTTAQHRGDFDDTRPENSLDAFHLSYDRCRPNVETDVRETSDHQLVVFHDLNVGKMLEPGYDPVSGLGPNDALSTLTLAQLQSKFLVNVATRQPTTLTVPTVDEMLQDYISYNGQSLIYLETKSSSVIIPTALALYRKSVDFSSSNLLKRVIMKVNMAEYPSPDLWNHALVSAGIPTGTTIMIDPVITPNDASKINELPDSTFACPAGVTDTKSICAVRAWAQAPVTLAPMVSVLIKDSSDFTQAVDKENIQGSYSAPTSLAVSNTRSGSIAHIVAEIKSAGKALEVFSPVPDYMLWKNFNFYTETVYDKNIPQDIPVRDAFYNNDSSCCYRVLDKLSPSTIATEATDYRLNLGWLRDIGANIITADDTDSINTYFSQAGGLDTTLTPYTKAPSFYMQSLLSWQLGIAVAPSALLSSAKDAQFLWSNNDSYAWTYRLDAPSQAYESGHSPYILLTRQPDGRVIVWPLKATSQCLRSNLSSASWDYVYWKNDCKSLNSQWEMQPSVDDKRYFSLIDANKMTLTWTYSGKLYWGYNYGYVYVDKPTTLSTPYYWKLGQD
- a CDS encoding glycerophosphodiester phosphodiesterase — its product is MAFNFHQAVQGIVLANSHRGYSSCYPENTLPAFIGAKEAGTHCIELDIHLTADNHLVVTHDHRIDRVSTGTGFVEQMTLAQLRQFDFGVKYHAQFAGTPIPLLQDILRWAVENGMGLIVEVKQRRRHDEFVHHLVALLQSMPEALSHIQLLGFNHVLINRVKAMIPELALQVVTLERYNNQLAAVQHSHASCVCFEYEFAHVDDLRAYKQAGLGVRMYLHEVKNGMTPLEQYQYKFGYDSRPEILGWLREGLIDMLSHDDLPYVQALIEEAGLRWA
- a CDS encoding ROK family transcriptional regulator, which gives rise to MNVKPDRLELRPTQRLLLELIRRHAPVTRAELARYSNLTAGAITQQCRELLFSGLVIEGERNMGQRGQPSLPLRLNPGGACAVGLAFSPGFIDMTLVDLSGRKLFSVSEPHEENQPLTTTLKQIKNLVEQTLKKRQLQHARILGVGYAVPGFLKPDGKKRHCVAWLSSWRDVDLQQAFELNLPWPTWVENNANASAIGELYSGSWNDYRDLTFIDLGYGIGAGIIADSKLLRGGFLNAGEAGMAFPGDKPRPSYKDLVATLAQYGINETQLAERVAARHPVFEAWFSRCCDQVEQSVMGCLQWLDPQLIILGGAMPKAITERLAETLTQRLDARLDPDRPRVRLVSSPIGAESASWGAAMIPLYQIINQP